The following are encoded in a window of Roseimaritima ulvae genomic DNA:
- a CDS encoding alpha/beta hydrolase: MRWILAVLCGLIVWTTAASTRAEYNVPLINGMTVRGSVVEISSLSKDAFQQGGAGPQVVTRPVWMIDDGLRRVFVHQQGMVAIQNDGVIPQVRDLQSKLEIHQPVPINGKVIASVGAVQAVTPFNDFGRRQIVIAGPDGSPLAIWQGITEVNARYVKLRALNASKDFLWDSRIATSSIPRDQLRRILHNRMAPLTFEIRTELVRFFIEAEMFDEARLELLATIDAFPDQPNLKKQLTSIVQAQAIQLLNEAKQRRQAGQFQLARRMLSEIALDEFAMVTRLQFRDALADLDEELAKGKKLTDQLADQINAMKPGDAQPLRPLLAEIQREISPNTLARLSDYQRLGQDEALSLESRVALALGGWMLGPGSSLQNLALAKSLIQVRELVARYLATTNDADRKVILDQLRQLEGANVEMIAKLLPLLPPALPLPERPEDQPPSVEHPPEMYRVEIDGPEHLATEYLVQLPPEYDPLRAYPVIVSLHPPAGSPRAQIEWWAGGYNENLEMRLGQASRRGFVVIAPAWTRPLQARYEYTEREHHRVMSCVRDAMRRVSIDADRVFISGHGEGGTAAWDLAVSHPDVWAGLVSIGGEPGKYIIHYGPNAEKIPMYLVLGEMAGSQAPLVRFGFVLDDYMNPRQQAMVVMYRGRGPEDFHEEIHHLFDWMSLQANARSDPPKEIEAVTLRGGDRFFWWLEMEQVDERNVVNPFLWDQVKRKPKATVKASVAANNTIRLTQGPADRYTLWLSPSMGVDLNEQVLVRFGSRLARYDFEGDIKTILEDARRRADRKRPYWAKVQVP; this comes from the coding sequence ATGCGTTGGATCCTTGCAGTCCTGTGCGGCTTGATCGTTTGGACTACAGCCGCCAGTACTCGGGCTGAATATAACGTTCCGCTCATCAATGGGATGACGGTTCGCGGTTCGGTCGTCGAAATCTCTTCTCTCAGCAAAGACGCTTTTCAGCAGGGTGGCGCCGGTCCTCAGGTGGTCACTCGACCGGTGTGGATGATCGACGATGGCTTGCGGCGGGTGTTTGTGCATCAGCAAGGCATGGTGGCCATCCAAAACGATGGGGTCATCCCCCAGGTTCGCGACCTGCAGTCGAAGTTGGAAATCCATCAGCCGGTGCCCATCAACGGCAAGGTGATCGCGTCGGTGGGCGCGGTCCAGGCGGTCACTCCGTTTAATGATTTTGGCCGTCGCCAGATCGTGATTGCCGGCCCCGATGGCAGCCCGCTGGCGATCTGGCAAGGCATCACCGAAGTCAACGCGCGGTACGTCAAACTGCGAGCCCTAAATGCTTCCAAGGATTTTCTCTGGGACAGCCGTATCGCCACCTCTTCGATCCCCCGCGATCAATTGCGACGCATCTTGCACAACCGCATGGCGCCGCTGACCTTTGAAATCCGTACGGAACTGGTGCGGTTTTTTATCGAAGCGGAAATGTTCGACGAAGCTCGCTTGGAATTGCTGGCCACGATCGACGCCTTTCCCGATCAACCCAATCTGAAAAAACAGTTGACCTCGATCGTGCAGGCTCAGGCGATTCAGTTGCTCAACGAGGCCAAGCAGCGGCGCCAGGCCGGTCAATTCCAACTGGCTCGACGGATGTTGAGCGAGATTGCGTTGGACGAATTTGCCATGGTCACCCGACTGCAATTTCGAGATGCCTTGGCGGACCTGGACGAGGAATTGGCCAAAGGCAAAAAGTTAACTGACCAGCTGGCCGACCAGATCAATGCGATGAAGCCCGGGGACGCTCAGCCGCTGCGGCCCCTGTTGGCGGAGATCCAACGCGAAATTTCGCCCAATACGCTTGCCCGGTTGAGTGATTATCAGCGACTGGGACAAGACGAAGCGTTGTCGCTTGAGAGCCGAGTGGCGTTGGCCCTGGGAGGTTGGATGCTGGGACCGGGATCGAGCCTGCAAAACCTGGCGCTGGCCAAGTCGCTGATTCAGGTGCGGGAGTTGGTTGCGCGTTACCTGGCCACCACCAACGACGCCGACCGCAAGGTGATTCTGGACCAGCTGCGGCAGTTGGAAGGTGCCAATGTGGAAATGATCGCCAAGCTGTTGCCGCTGTTGCCCCCTGCCCTGCCCTTGCCCGAACGGCCGGAGGACCAGCCGCCCAGCGTGGAGCATCCGCCGGAGATGTATCGGGTGGAAATCGATGGGCCAGAGCATCTGGCCACCGAATACCTGGTGCAATTGCCGCCCGAATACGATCCGCTGCGAGCCTATCCGGTGATCGTCAGTTTGCATCCGCCGGCCGGTTCGCCGAGAGCCCAGATTGAATGGTGGGCGGGCGGTTACAACGAAAACTTGGAGATGCGTTTGGGCCAGGCCTCGCGACGCGGGTTTGTGGTCATCGCGCCGGCTTGGACACGCCCCTTGCAAGCCCGTTATGAATACACCGAACGCGAACACCACCGAGTGATGAGCTGCGTCCGCGATGCCATGCGGCGGGTTTCCATCGACGCCGATCGCGTGTTTATCAGCGGGCACGGCGAAGGCGGTACGGCGGCTTGGGATTTAGCCGTTTCGCACCCCGACGTGTGGGCCGGCCTGGTTTCCATCGGCGGCGAACCCGGCAAGTACATCATCCACTACGGACCCAACGCCGAAAAAATTCCCATGTACTTGGTGCTCGGCGAAATGGCCGGCTCACAGGCTCCCTTGGTGCGATTCGGGTTTGTGCTGGACGATTATATGAATCCTCGCCAGCAAGCCATGGTGGTGATGTATCGCGGCCGCGGACCCGAAGACTTTCACGAAGAGATCCATCACCTGTTTGATTGGATGTCGTTACAAGCCAACGCGAGATCCGATCCGCCCAAAGAGATCGAAGCGGTTACGCTGCGCGGAGGCGATCGCTTCTTTTGGTGGCTGGAGATGGAACAGGTGGATGAGCGCAATGTCGTGAATCCCTTCCTCTGGGACCAGGTCAAACGCAAACCCAAAGCCACCGTGAAAGCCAGCGTGGCGGCCAACAACACGATTCGGCTGACCCAAGGACCGGCCGACCGCTACACGCTGTGGTTGTCGCCCAGCATGGGGGTCGACTTGAATGAACAGGTGTTGGTGCGGTTTGGCAGTCGGTTGGCG
- a CDS encoding FHA domain-containing protein, with amino-acid sequence MQVKLKVATGSHDGKEIVVGQKKFLIGRSEKCQLRPKSESVSRRHCILVIRENQLLVQDLKSRNGTFVNDERLPTDRAKILQHGDVLRVGKLTFNVLIDHGLGGAKRPEVKDMKDAASRTVEGRGDSRFEEVDINSWLDEADEIDRIRKIGDPDTRQMKLDDLKQQTSEESGELSVDETVSNEASDTMKSRGKGKAADEKADEESSEAKKRVRPPKGPPKKLPKGAISNMTSDSREAAGDALKRFFSGR; translated from the coding sequence ATGCAAGTAAAATTAAAAGTTGCCACGGGCAGTCACGACGGCAAAGAAATTGTAGTTGGGCAAAAGAAGTTTTTGATTGGCCGCAGTGAGAAATGCCAACTTCGACCGAAGAGCGAATCGGTCAGCCGTCGCCATTGCATCTTGGTCATCCGCGAAAACCAGTTGTTGGTGCAGGATCTGAAAAGTCGTAATGGGACGTTTGTCAACGACGAGCGGCTGCCCACCGACCGCGCCAAAATCTTACAACATGGCGATGTGCTACGTGTCGGCAAGCTGACCTTCAACGTGTTGATTGACCATGGCTTGGGAGGCGCCAAACGCCCCGAGGTCAAAGACATGAAAGACGCTGCCTCGCGGACGGTGGAAGGTCGGGGTGACAGTCGCTTTGAAGAAGTTGACATCAATAGTTGGCTGGACGAAGCCGATGAGATCGATCGGATTCGGAAAATCGGTGACCCCGATACCCGGCAGATGAAGCTGGATGATCTGAAACAGCAGACGTCCGAAGAAAGCGGCGAATTATCGGTCGACGAAACGGTCAGCAACGAAGCGTCCGACACGATGAAAAGCAGAGGCAAGGGCAAAGCGGCCGACGAAAAAGCCGACGAGGAAAGCTCGGAAGCCAAAAAACGTGTCCGTCCGCCCAAGGGACCGCCTAAGAAATTGCCCAAGGGGGCGATCAGTAATATGACCAGCGATTCGCGTGAAGCCGCTGGGGATGCTCTCAAACGATTTTTCTCCGGCCGATGA
- a CDS encoding lipoate--protein ligase family protein encodes MQGRLIIDERGDAAWNMAVDQTLLESVSAGGPPVLRFYRWAQPTLSLGYFQSLSDRQQHVASRDAVVVRRSSGGGAILHDHELTYSLVLPIRDRTSARVQKYVEIMHQAIAGACSDANIPLVRVGDRATAPRDPAFLCFQRRSSDDLECAGYKVVGSAQRRAAHAVLQHGSMLLAASDKAPELPGICDLVGRNIEVEDWASAIQRWLRIGLTEVSQWSPATLTGEQIAAADRTAKVRFANPTWLGRRP; translated from the coding sequence ATGCAAGGTCGGCTGATTATCGACGAACGCGGCGACGCGGCCTGGAATATGGCCGTCGATCAAACGCTGTTGGAGTCCGTTTCGGCGGGCGGTCCCCCGGTGTTGCGGTTTTATCGTTGGGCGCAGCCGACGTTAAGTTTGGGATACTTTCAGTCGCTTTCGGATCGCCAGCAGCACGTGGCCAGCCGAGACGCCGTGGTGGTGCGGCGGTCCAGTGGCGGGGGGGCGATCCTGCATGACCACGAGTTGACCTACAGTTTGGTGTTGCCGATTCGCGACCGCACCTCCGCTCGCGTGCAGAAATATGTGGAAATTATGCACCAAGCCATCGCGGGGGCTTGCTCGGACGCTAACATTCCATTGGTGCGGGTCGGAGATCGGGCGACCGCGCCACGGGATCCGGCGTTTCTCTGTTTTCAACGTCGCAGCAGCGATGACCTGGAGTGCGCCGGGTATAAGGTGGTGGGCAGCGCCCAGCGCCGCGCGGCCCACGCCGTCTTGCAGCATGGTAGTATGTTGCTGGCCGCCAGTGATAAAGCGCCAGAATTACCTGGCATTTGTGACTTGGTTGGTCGAAATATAGAGGTGGAGGATTGGGCTTCGGCGATCCAGCGGTGGCTGCGGATCGGCCTGACGGAGGTATCCCAGTGGAGCCCCGCCACGCTGACGGGGGAGCAAATTGCTGCGGCCGATCGAACGGCCAAAGTCCGCTTTGCAAATCCAACTTGGCTCGGTCGCCGACCGTGA